In a single window of the Dinghuibacter silviterrae genome:
- a CDS encoding ATP-dependent Clp protease adaptor ClpS, with product MPATRPWESEDLETDILDEQPWSLIVWNDEVNSFDWVIETLVEVCGHSYEQAEQCALLIHHRGKYAVKNGSYDDLEPQCTAITDRGIGATIEAAVRS from the coding sequence ATGCCTGCAACCCGCCCCTGGGAATCGGAAGACCTCGAAACGGACATACTGGATGAACAGCCCTGGAGCCTCATCGTCTGGAATGACGAGGTCAATTCTTTCGACTGGGTCATAGAAACCCTGGTGGAAGTATGCGGACACAGCTACGAACAAGCCGAGCAATGCGCCCTGCTCATCCACCACCGGGGTAAATACGCCGTCAAAAACGGCTCCTACGATGACCTGGAGCCTCAATGTACCGCCATCACCGACCGCGGCATCGGCGCCACCATCGAAGCCGCCGTCCGGAGCTAA
- a CDS encoding Tex family protein, which produces MVQFAQDVAARLQIRIQQVEATLTLFEEGATIPFIARYRKDRTGALDEVQIQQIQDTAKFLQEFSERKTFIEKTITEQGKMTDDLQLKINASTTLAELEDIYLPYKPKRKTRAQTARENGLEPLAMQLLEQKPMDVSASAAGFINEKVASADDALQGARDIIAEMINEDATVRGKMRSLFERKATLQSKVVPDKEQEAIKYKDYFDYQEPVSDVPSHRILAVLRGFLEGFLRVAIGPEEELALQQIEDQYVKSSGEAGEQVKKAVKESYRRLLQPSLESELRTLLKTKGDEDAIAVFAENLRQLLLGSPLGSKRVLAIDPGYRTGCKVVCLDEKGDLLINDLIYVHEANRAEASAGKLRHLVSHYKIEAFAIGDGTAGRETEQFVKRLELGLPVFLVNEDGASVYSASETARQEFPEQDITVRGAVSIGRRLMDPLAELVKIDPKSIGVGQYQHDVNQVRLKERLDQTVVSCVNQVGVNLNTASKHLLSYVSGIGPSLAENIVRYRSEVGKFGGRRELLKVPRLGEKAFEQCAGFLRVKESDNPLDKSAVHPEAYALVEEMARDLGTTVSDLVGNDTLIGKIPVKKYVTASFGEHTVKDILGELKKPGLDPRSEATQFEFAQIYSIEEVQAGMILPGIVTNITRFGAFVDIGVKQDGLVHVSEVAHKYVEDPSTVLKLNQQVQVKVLEVDTVRKRISLSIKQADPEGAAAARGGRDQRRGGQRGEHGAGRGGDHGGSHRDGGGRGGDHGGSHRGGEHGSDQRGNHGGGRGGDHRGNRGDAHGGPGKESESMEDALAQLKKKFGK; this is translated from the coding sequence ATGGTACAGTTTGCCCAGGATGTAGCCGCTCGGCTCCAGATACGCATACAACAGGTCGAGGCGACCCTGACCCTTTTCGAAGAAGGCGCCACCATCCCCTTTATCGCCCGTTACCGCAAGGACCGGACGGGGGCGTTGGACGAGGTACAGATCCAGCAGATCCAGGACACGGCGAAGTTCCTCCAGGAATTTTCGGAACGGAAAACGTTTATCGAAAAGACCATCACGGAACAGGGCAAGATGACGGACGACCTTCAGCTTAAGATCAATGCGTCCACGACCCTGGCGGAACTGGAAGACATCTACCTGCCCTACAAACCCAAGCGCAAGACCCGCGCCCAGACCGCCCGGGAGAACGGCCTTGAACCGCTGGCGATGCAACTGCTGGAGCAAAAACCGATGGACGTTTCCGCTTCCGCGGCCGGTTTTATCAACGAGAAGGTCGCCTCCGCGGACGACGCACTCCAGGGTGCCCGGGACATCATCGCGGAGATGATCAACGAGGATGCAACGGTTCGGGGCAAGATGCGCAGTTTATTTGAGCGCAAGGCCACGCTCCAAAGCAAGGTCGTGCCGGACAAAGAGCAGGAAGCCATCAAATACAAGGACTATTTCGACTACCAGGAACCGGTGTCGGACGTCCCCAGCCACCGCATCCTGGCGGTGCTGAGGGGTTTCCTGGAAGGCTTTCTCCGGGTGGCCATCGGGCCCGAGGAAGAACTGGCCCTTCAGCAGATCGAAGACCAATATGTAAAGTCTTCCGGGGAGGCGGGCGAACAAGTCAAAAAAGCCGTCAAGGAATCCTATCGTCGCCTTCTGCAACCCAGCCTGGAAAGCGAACTCCGGACGTTGCTAAAGACAAAGGGGGACGAAGACGCCATTGCCGTGTTTGCTGAAAACCTGCGCCAACTGTTGCTGGGCAGCCCGCTGGGGAGCAAACGCGTCCTGGCCATAGACCCGGGGTATCGCACGGGTTGTAAAGTGGTTTGCCTGGATGAAAAGGGCGACCTGTTGATCAACGACCTTATTTATGTACACGAAGCCAACCGGGCGGAGGCGTCGGCGGGCAAGCTGCGTCACCTGGTCAGTCATTACAAGATAGAAGCATTTGCCATCGGGGACGGAACCGCGGGCCGCGAGACGGAACAGTTCGTCAAACGGCTGGAACTGGGGCTCCCGGTTTTCCTTGTCAATGAGGACGGCGCGTCGGTGTACAGCGCATCAGAAACCGCCCGCCAGGAATTCCCGGAACAGGACATCACGGTCCGGGGCGCGGTGAGCATCGGGCGCCGCCTGATGGATCCGCTGGCCGAGCTGGTCAAGATCGATCCGAAGTCCATCGGGGTGGGGCAGTACCAGCACGACGTCAACCAGGTCCGGCTCAAGGAGCGCTTGGACCAGACCGTGGTGTCCTGCGTGAACCAGGTCGGGGTCAACCTGAACACCGCTTCCAAACACCTGTTGAGCTATGTGAGCGGTATCGGCCCCTCGCTGGCGGAAAACATCGTCCGCTACCGGAGCGAGGTGGGCAAATTCGGCGGCCGCCGCGAGCTGCTCAAGGTTCCCCGTCTGGGTGAAAAAGCATTCGAGCAATGCGCGGGCTTCCTCCGTGTCAAGGAAAGCGACAACCCTCTGGATAAAAGCGCGGTCCACCCGGAAGCCTACGCCCTCGTAGAGGAAATGGCGCGCGACCTCGGCACCACGGTCTCGGACCTCGTCGGTAACGACACCCTGATCGGGAAGATACCGGTCAAAAAATATGTCACCGCCTCCTTTGGCGAGCACACCGTAAAGGACATCTTAGGTGAACTGAAAAAGCCCGGGCTCGACCCGCGGAGCGAGGCCACCCAGTTTGAATTCGCCCAGATCTATTCTATTGAAGAAGTCCAGGCGGGGATGATCCTCCCCGGTATTGTAACCAATATTACCCGTTTTGGCGCCTTTGTGGATATTGGCGTGAAGCAGGACGGGCTGGTGCACGTCTCCGAGGTCGCGCATAAGTATGTCGAGGACCCTTCTACTGTGCTGAAGCTGAACCAGCAGGTCCAGGTGAAGGTGCTGGAGGTGGATACGGTGCGCAAGCGCATCTCTCTGTCGATCAAGCAGGCGGATCCTGAGGGGGCGGCGGCGGCCCGCGGCGGGCGCGACCAGCGCCGCGGCGGCCAGCGGGGCGAGCATGGCGCCGGGCGTGGCGGTGATCACGGTGGATCGCATCGCGACGGCGGTGGCCGCGGCGGTGATCATGGCGGATCACACCGCGGCGGCGAACACGGAAGCGATCAGCGCGGAAATCACGGCGGCGGTCGCGGCGGTGATCATCGCGGCAACCGCGGCGACGCGCACGGCGGCCCCGGAAAGGAATCCGAGTCCATGGAGGACGCGCTGGCGCAGCTCAAGAAGAAGTTCGGAAAATAA
- a CDS encoding exonuclease domain-containing protein, with protein sequence MLYAVVDIETTGSHASEHGITEIGIVITDGKRVLEFYETLVNPEQPIPPFIQVLTGIDDEMVASAPLFEEVAPRIFELLQDKVFVAHNVNFDYSFVQHHLRHAGFGLNTRKLCTVRLSRKVFPGLAGYSLGKLTRQLGVTMERHHRAGADAQATAEVLHRILGEDRGGHVEAMLKSKQHQQQLPPNLSETLIQQLPTGPGVYYFHDAHGKVVYVGKANNLKKRVLGHFAGNDTGLKRQSFLGHIHEVTFQVCGSELMAFILEHAEIRRLWPLFNYAHKHPVEAFSLYVFEDVKGYLHLVLDGKKKHLEPVYTFNMLVEGQSMLRKLIQQFDLCPRMCFLDRTAGPFLYEERGEAVEAYNARVMEAVASLRKSLPTFAVVERAEGSADEACILMEEGRFYGMGYLPRGVPVPQVEELKNMLTPYPDHDYIRGLIYRYIQRWPGKKIELATV encoded by the coding sequence ATGCTCTACGCGGTCGTCGATATTGAAACCACCGGGAGCCATGCCAGCGAGCACGGCATTACCGAGATCGGTATCGTCATCACCGACGGCAAACGGGTGCTGGAGTTTTACGAAACCCTGGTCAACCCCGAACAGCCTATCCCGCCTTTTATCCAGGTCCTGACCGGCATCGATGACGAGATGGTGGCCTCGGCCCCGCTTTTTGAAGAGGTGGCCCCCCGCATCTTCGAGCTTTTGCAGGACAAGGTTTTTGTCGCGCACAACGTCAACTTCGACTATTCTTTTGTACAGCACCACCTGCGCCACGCGGGGTTTGGGTTGAATACACGCAAGCTTTGCACGGTCCGGCTTTCGCGTAAAGTTTTCCCGGGTCTGGCGGGGTATAGCCTTGGCAAGCTGACCCGGCAATTGGGCGTGACCATGGAACGGCACCACCGGGCCGGGGCGGACGCGCAGGCAACGGCGGAAGTGCTCCACCGCATCCTGGGGGAAGACCGGGGCGGTCACGTGGAGGCCATGCTGAAAAGCAAACAACACCAGCAACAGCTCCCCCCGAACTTGTCGGAAACGCTCATCCAGCAACTGCCGACCGGTCCCGGGGTGTACTACTTCCACGACGCCCACGGCAAGGTGGTCTACGTGGGCAAAGCCAACAACCTGAAAAAGCGGGTCCTGGGGCATTTTGCCGGGAACGATACGGGGCTCAAACGCCAGTCTTTCCTGGGCCATATTCACGAAGTGACCTTCCAGGTCTGCGGGTCGGAGCTTATGGCTTTTATCCTCGAACACGCCGAGATCCGGCGGCTCTGGCCCCTGTTCAACTATGCCCACAAACACCCCGTGGAAGCGTTTAGCCTCTATGTTTTCGAGGACGTCAAAGGGTACCTCCACCTGGTCCTGGACGGGAAGAAAAAGCACCTCGAACCCGTATATACATTTAACATGCTCGTCGAAGGTCAGTCCATGCTGCGCAAACTGATCCAGCAGTTTGACCTTTGTCCGCGGATGTGTTTCCTGGACAGGACCGCGGGCCCCTTCCTTTACGAGGAACGCGGGGAGGCGGTGGAGGCCTACAATGCCAGGGTGATGGAGGCCGTGGCGTCGTTGCGGAAAAGCCTGCCTACTTTCGCCGTCGTCGAACGCGCGGAAGGGTCGGCGGACGAGGCGTGCATCCTTATGGAAGAAGGCCGGTTCTACGGGATGGGTTACCTGCCCAGGGGCGTACCCGTACCCCAGGTGGAAGAACTCAAAAATATGCTCACGCCCTATCCCGATCATGATTATATACGGGGGTTGATCTACAGATACATACAACGGTGGCCAGGGAAAAAAATAGAGTTAGCTACAGTCTAG
- the aat gene encoding leucyl/phenylalanyl-tRNA--protein transferase: protein MLFALDHTLSFPPVDRAEPDGLLAIGGDLSTQRLLMAYREGIFPWYEGDTPLWWCPDPRFVLYPPALKVSKSMKGLFRKGVFTYATNQNFPAVIRACKQTPRKGQAGTWITDEVERAYTELHRLGYAHSAETWQDGVLVGGLYGIRLGRVFFGESMFSHVSNASKFAFISYVEQLRAEGVELIDCQVYTAYLESLGAQMIPRSEFVARVRGLL, encoded by the coding sequence ATGCTGTTTGCGCTTGATCATACGCTGTCCTTCCCCCCCGTCGACCGGGCAGAGCCCGACGGTCTTTTGGCCATAGGTGGGGATCTTTCTACCCAACGTTTATTGATGGCTTACCGGGAAGGGATCTTCCCCTGGTACGAAGGCGACACCCCTCTCTGGTGGTGCCCCGATCCGCGCTTTGTCCTGTATCCCCCCGCCCTAAAGGTGTCCAAGAGTATGAAGGGGCTCTTCCGCAAAGGCGTGTTTACTTACGCCACCAATCAAAACTTCCCTGCCGTCATACGCGCCTGCAAACAAACACCCCGCAAAGGTCAGGCCGGTACCTGGATCACCGACGAAGTGGAAAGGGCCTATACCGAACTCCACCGCCTCGGTTATGCACACAGCGCCGAAACCTGGCAGGACGGTGTCCTTGTCGGTGGCCTGTACGGCATCCGCCTGGGGCGGGTATTTTTTGGGGAAAGCATGTTCAGCCACGTCAGCAACGCCTCCAAGTTCGCCTTTATCTCCTACGTGGAACAACTCCGCGCCGAAGGCGTCGAGCTCATCGACTGCCAGGTGTATACGGCCTACCTGGAGAGCCTGGGGGCGCAGATGATACCGCGCAGCGAGTTTGTGGCGCGGGTGCGGGGGCTGCTGTAG